The following are encoded together in the Actinomycetes bacterium genome:
- a CDS encoding GlsB/YeaQ/YmgE family stress response membrane protein has protein sequence MTIIALLVMGLIAGAVAKLILPGNDPGGILMTMVIGVVGAFLGGFLADALGFGGLSGFDFRTFVIAVIGSIVLLLIYRAVSGRGRGRRRRLI, from the coding sequence ATGACGATCATCGCCCTGCTGGTGATGGGCCTCATCGCGGGAGCCGTGGCCAAGCTCATCCTGCCCGGCAACGACCCGGGCGGGATCCTCATGACCATGGTCATCGGTGTCGTTGGCGCCTTCCTCGGCGGGTTCCTCGCCGATGCGCTGGGCTTCGGCGGGCTGTCGGGGTTCGACTTCCGGACCTTCGTCATCGCCGTCATCGGCTCGATCGTGCTGCTGCTCATCTACCGGGCGGTGTCCGGTCGGGGCCGTGGACGCCGCCGCAGGCTCATCTGA